From the Terriglobales bacterium genome, the window GGAACAGATGATGATGGCGCTGGAGAAGTTCCGCGCCACCGTGCTCATCGTCTCCACCGCGCTCAAGCCCGACCTCGCTCCCGTGGCCGAGCTGGCCGCCAAGGTCAAGACCCACCTGGTGGTGGTGGCCGAGAACGGCGCCGATCCCGCCCAGTACCAGAAGCTGGGCGCGCAGGGCGTGCTCTTCCGCAGCGTGACCGGGCCGGCGCTGGTGGAGTGCGTCCGCAAGGTGGCCAAGGGCGAGACCTGGGTGCAGACCGCCGTCCCCTCCAAGGAGACCATCGACAGCGACCTGGTGGGAGCGCGGGTGCGCGACCGCCTGACCGCCAAGGAACTGCGCATCGTCGCCCTCATCGTGCAAGGCTACAAGAACAAGGAGATCGCCAGCCGCTTGGGCACCACCGAGCAGGTCATCAAGAACTACCTGCGCAACGTGTACGACAAGATCGGGGTCTCCGACCGCCTGGAGCTGGCGCTGTTCACCATCCATCACCGCATCCTGGCGGAGGCGGCGGCGGCGGTGGCTTCCAGCCCGCGCTAGCCGATCCCCTTCCCGCGCACGCGCCCTCCTTCTGGCTCACCGTCCGGCTTCAGCAGGCGATTGACCGCCTCCACCAGGCGCTGCGGAGGCAGCGGCTTCTCCAGGTAGAGATCGGCGCGAGGCTGGGCCGCGGCGGCCTCGGCCAGGAAGCCGGAGACCACGATGACGGGCGTGCGCGCGCGCGCCTTGGCGGCTTCCACCACCGCCTGGCCGCTGGCGTTTCCCAGACGCCAGTCGGTGATGACCAGATCGTAGGCGGCGCGAGCGAGCCGCTCGACGGCGTCGTGGGCGGAGAGCGCGGCCGTGACCTCGTGTCCCGCGCCTTCCAGGATCGAGCACTTCAGCGAGAGGATGCTGGGCTCGTCGTCCACGCACAGGATGCGCGCCATAAGAGGTCCTTCAAAAAATCGCGGGGCGTCCCGCGGGACGCCCCGTCGCTTCCGCCATCCGGCTCAGAGCTTTTCGCCGATGGACTTGGCCTGGGTGAACAGGTAGAGGTAATCGGGGCCGCCGGCCTTGGAGTCCGTCCCCGACATGTTGAAGCCGCCGAAGGGATGCGCGCCCACCATCGCCCCGGTGCACTTGCGGTTGATGTAGAGGTTGCCGGTGTGGAAGTCGCGCATGGCGCGCTCGATCTTCTCGCGCGAGGAGGTGTAGACGGCGCCGGTCAGGCCGAACTCGGTGTCGTTGGCGATCTCGAGGGCGTGCTCGAAGTTGCGCGCCTTGATGACCGCCAGCACCGGGCCGAAGATCTCCTCCTGCTCCAGCCGGGCCTTGGGCGGGACGTCGGCGATGACGGTGGGCTGGAGGAAGAAGCCGTCGCCGGCCTTGCCGTCGCGCGCGCCGCCGGTGATCAGCCGGCCTTCCTTCTTGCCGATCTCGATGTAGTCGAGGATGGACTTCATGGCGGCCTCGTTGACCACCGGGCCCATGCCGGGGTTCTCGGTGGGGTCGCCGACGGTGATCTTCTCGACCCGCTGCTTCAGCCGCTCCAGGAAGACGTCGTAGATCTTCTCGTCCACGATGGCGCGCGAGCAGGCCGAGCACTTCTGTCCCTGGAAGCCGAAGGCGGAAGCGGCCACGCCCTCGACGGCGGCGTCGAGGTTGGCGTCGGCATCGACGATGATGGCGTCCTTGCCGCCCATCTCCAGCACCACCCGCTTGATCCAGATCTGCCCCTTCTGGTGCAGGGCGGCGCGCTGGTTGATGTCGAGCCCCACCTCGCGCGAGCCGGT encodes:
- a CDS encoding aldehyde dehydrogenase family protein is translated as YSREALRLAKAEPPIQLPGERDLLWYVPLGVGAVIPPWNFPSAIMAGRTLASIVTGNTVILKPSSDSPTIAAKFFEVLEECGLPDGVVNFCPGAGASFGNSLVEHPQLRFIAFTGSREVGLDINQRAALHQKGQIWIKRVVLEMGGKDAIIVDADANLDAAVEGVAASAFGFQGQKCSACSRAIVDEKIYDVFLERLKQRVEKITVGDPTENPGMGPVVNEAAMKSILDYIEIGKKEGRLITGGARDGKAGDGFFLQPTVIADVPPKARLEQEEIFGPVLAVIKARNFEHALEIANDTEFGLTGAVYTSSREKIERAMRDFHTGNLYINRKCTGAMVGAHPFGGFNMSGTDSKAGGPDYLYLFTQAKSIGEKL
- a CDS encoding response regulator transcription factor, with protein sequence MIKLILADSQAIFRAGAAKVLAVEDDVRVVAQAQTVEQMMMALEKFRATVLIVSTALKPDLAPVAELAAKVKTHLVVVAENGADPAQYQKLGAQGVLFRSVTGPALVECVRKVAKGETWVQTAVPSKETIDSDLVGARVRDRLTAKELRIVALIVQGYKNKEIASRLGTTEQVIKNYLRNVYDKIGVSDRLELALFTIHHRILAEAAAAVASSPR
- a CDS encoding response regulator, with the protein product MARILCVDDEPSILSLKCSILEGAGHEVTAALSAHDAVERLARAAYDLVITDWRLGNASGQAVVEAAKARARTPVIVVSGFLAEAAAAQPRADLYLEKPLPPQRLVEAVNRLLKPDGEPEGGRVRGKGIG